ATGACATTTGTAGAAAAAATACTCAGATTATGAGATATTTGCGGCAACAATACCTAAGTTATGAGCAAATTTGACATCATGTGGTCAACTTAGCGGCAAAATAAACAACTGTAACAAAATATAAACGAAAGATACTTTCGccgataaaaaaaataaattatctaCCAAGTGCTGCAAATATAATAATCTAGGTACTTTATCtcttatatttataaaaaattaaagtaATATTATAAAACAACAAActcaaaaaaaataattataaaattacattaagttaaatcttattttattatttgaatcCAAACAAATTATTAGATACTGAAAtcctttagattttttttttctcttttcaaaGTTTTTTTTCGTGAAATTttctctcttttcaaagtcccaAATGAATACTTCTAGAATTCTTtcgctttttatttatttatttttttgaaaaggcCTTCTAACATTTTAGATTATTCTGCTACTCATTAATGAGAACAGTGTCCTGGTATGGTATGTATACTTGGACATGTAAATGTAATGAATCAATCACCAAACCCCGCCACGTGATACTCACGTGTTAAGAAAATACTCCACCACCGATTGTGAGACCATAATAAGCGAAGGGGGAGGAAGTAGTCATATTTGAATACTGCTAAATATGACCATTCTCGCACATCACTTTTTTATTGATAAAGATGGAAACTTCCTCTGGCAGCCCCACCCATACTCCTCTCTCCCTCGTATAAAACAGCCTCAAACTCTCTCTCATAACACAATTCTCACAACTCACTTCTCTctcaaataaagaaaaatagagagagagagagaaagaatacAGAAATTGGGAGCTTAACAATTAATTTGTTGGAGAAGAAAGACAGCCTCAATTTCTCCTAAAAAgaaattcttttcttttcttttgtgttttattCATTGTCAATTTAAGTAAGGTATGTGTTTTTCAATTTCATTCACTTATTCTTGTTTGGTCGATGAGAAAATCTCCCAAGAAACAGAGATGCTTCTTTTCGATTAATTTGCTTGAATTGATTAGGTATTTTTGAACGAATTAAGGTGTTGAAAAAGATAAAATAGTATGGAGGGTCCAGAGAGAAGGCGGAGTTTGAGTAGAAGCATAAGCCGGAGTATGAGCAGAGCAAGTTGGGGCATGGAGGACGTTTTTGCTTCGGGAAACCATTCGCGTAGAAACATGCATATGGACGAAGAAGAAGAAGCGCTCAAATgggctgccattgaaaagcttcCCACCTATAATCGCCTGCGGACGAGCATAATGCAATCGTTCGTGGAGAATCAAGGTGGCCACGGTAACAACCAAGTGGCCGTCCACAGAGAAGTCGATGTCCGAAAGCTTGACTTGAACGACAGGCAGACATTCATAGACAGGATTTTTAAGGTCGCTGAAGAAGATAATGAAAAATTCTTGAGAAAGTTTAGGGACAGAATTGAAAAGTAAGTCCTACttgctctctctccctctctctgctttactttttttttaattattattaatcatGACcacttaatttaaaaaataaaagtaaaccTCTGCATAAATTATATTGTAATATTGGTTGAACTAGTCATGATAGCTTCTTTTCaggcaattttttttaatttaattgatgGTTTGAAATTTTCTCGTATAAGAAatcaatatatctatatatagaaAGGGTATAATTTTGGGTGTGAAATGGAATCTTAGAATGAAACAAACAAAACAAAGCCATTGTCGTTCTTGTGGTTTTAGTAAACagacatacatatatattaaaaatggATTATTTCATTTTTGGTCTTTTGTATGCATTTGTGGTTCTGTTGACGAAATGCGTGTACAAACTTGTGATTAGGGTTTTGTTGAGTTTgtatattcataaacataaaatcaAATATTGTACTCTTTGacactttcttttcttatttgtttTTCTTGAAAACATTTCATATTTTAAAACAAACAAGTGGGCTATTGCTTTAGCCCATCACACTATGGAACATGTAATATTTATTCCTTCAAATACACTTAAAGTATTCATCACAAGTTTACTAATTATaaattaatgatatttttttgaatgattatttcagaGTTGGTGTGAGATTACCAACAGTTGAAGTTAGGTTTGAGCATTTGACAGTTGAAGCGGATTGCCACATTGGCAGCAGGGCTCTTCCGACTCTCCCAAACGCTGCCTTAAATCTTGCTGAATCAGCTATTGGTTTACTTGGGATTAGTATGGCCAAGAGAACCAAGCTTACCATACTTAAAGATGCATCTGGCATGATTAAACCATCAAGGTTGGTTTATCTCTAAAAAGtcaaacaacaaaaaacaaaaaatcaataattaaaaagaaagtcACTTGTGGTCTTTTACAAGTAGAGAAAAATTAGAGCCAATTAGTTGAACTTACAACAAAATTAGTAATTCATTCACGTAAGTGATTTTGTCAAAGTAATTTATTTAGTTAACATTCCAATTTTAATTTCTCCTCCTTTTCTATAGGATGACTCTTCTATTAGGGCCCCCTTCTTCAGGGAAAACAACCCTTCTGCTGGCTTTAGCTGGAAAGTTGGACCCCACCTTAAAGGTGAGTCAcatccatatatatttatatatatctcaAAATTAAACACGTTAATCCAAATAATAATTGTATAATAATAACATAGTTTATTTAATTTCAATGGAAACACAGGTAAAAGGAGAAATCACTTACAATGGCTATAAGCTCAAGGAATTTGTGCCACAAAAAACTTCTGCATACATTAGCCAAAATGATGTCCATGTCGGTGAAATGACCGTCAAAGAAACCTTAGATTTCTCGGCCAGATGCCTTGGAGTTGGGACTCGTTATGGTAATTACTTGGGCTAATTAAGTCCTAATCACATTCTAAGTGGACCActtcaatttattaattaattcgttttttttattattatatattaacttATTATTATATTGTTGTAGACCTTCTTGCTGAGCTTGCTAGACGTGAAAAGGATAATAAAATTATTCCAGAGGCTGAACTAGACCTTTTCATGAAGGTATAAAGCCAAAATTAACAACATTattaaactctttttttttttttttaaaaactaaattttttgatTAATTAGTGAAAGCTTATGTTAATCCCATTTCTTGTAACTTTCAGGCAACTGCTGTGGAAGGAGTTGAGAACAGTCTCATTACTGATTACACTCTTAGAGTAAGTTCAAATTACAAAACCCAactctttcattttatttttcaaaacttCCAaatttttgaccaaatttttctTATCTCGCTTGGCCTACTTTGTTGACTGTTGCGTTTTTGCAACGTTTGTTAATTCACCTAGTGGGGCCCAAATCCCATGCATATCCCCTCTTTCTTTATTTTGACTCATTGGTGGTCGGTAAACAACCTTTTTTGTCGATTCTATATTTTTATATAcacacttgaaaaaaaaaaatccctcAAACATAAAAAATTATTGAAGCTAATTTTACTGATCATTAATGGCtgatatgatgatgatgacaCGTGGAACAGATTTTAGGACTTGATGTGTGTAAAGACACTATTGTTGGAGATGATATGCAGCGAGGGATATCTGGTGGACAAAAGAAACGAGTGACAACAGGTTAATATCCCCAACTTTCTCttttcatatataaataaatacatgTCCACAAATATTAAATGTATATAGACATATCTCTTATCCTTATCTTATTATATTTGATTAGACTGAGATATTAAATTATTGACTTATTCTCTTGAAAGGGCTAAGGTACTTGTGCTTGTTGCTCATTACTAGGTCTTTAAGATGTCTTACTTATTCCTCTCCTAAAAAAAATATGTCTACGTATTCAAAGCGCGGCTTGGTTGATAAATGATGAATTTACccataagaaaaaaaaagactACTAAATAAAAAATTGTCCGCATTCACAACCACCAACTCGATTGCTTTAGTCTTCCATTCAGATTTTGTACACACTACTATCACaattgtaaaaataaataaacatataaaaaaatttctGTGAAGAAAAAAAGTACTTCAGTttttaatggaaaaatacattGCTTTTAAGGAGTGAGTTTGACAAATTAAGATATAACTTGTTTTTCAACGGAATGATTATAAACTCTAGttggttttggttttggtgtTGGTGTTGGTGTTGGTGGGGGGTGCTGAGCTGACTCCAtccaaatatttttatattatatattgaacGAGACTTGCCTTAATAATGTACAGGAGAAATGATAGTGGGGCCCACAAAAACACTATTCATGGATGAGATATCAACGGGTCTAGATAGTTCCACCACATTCCAAATAGTGAAGTGTCTTCAGCAGATCGTACACCTCACCGAAGCTACGGTGTTGATGTCCTTACTCCAGCCCGCCCCCGAGACCTTTGATCTTTTTGATGACATCATCCTCTTGTCTGAGGGCCAGATCGTCTACGAGGGCCCACGAGAACACATTTTGGACTTCTTCGCCAGCTGTGGCTTCCGCTGTCCCGAGAGAAAAGGAACAGCTGATTTCTTACAAGAGGTAAGGCCCAATTTCAAACCACCCAGGCCCAGCCCTAGGCCTAGGCCCAATCGCAATTATTTAATGGGCTTTGCTAAATGGGCTTTTTCTTTTTTCCTATTAGGTGACGTCGAAGAAAGACCAAGAGCAATACTGGTCAGAGCGAAACAAGCCGTACCAGCACGTACCGGTTTCTGAGTTCGCGAGCAGGTTCAAGAGGTTCCACGTGGGCATGAGGCTTGAGAACGAGCTCTCGGTCTCGTTCGACAAGGAACGAGGTCACAAAGCAGCCTTGGTATTTGAAAAGTACTCGGTCTCCAAAATGGAGCTTTTGAAAGCTTGTGTCGACAAGGAATGGCTACTGATAAAGAGAAACTCTTTCGTTTATATCTTCAAATCGGTTCAAATGGTCATCGTGGCGTTCATTGCCGCGACAGTGTTCTTGAAACCCACAATGAAGACCAGAAACGAAGACGATGGAGCTGTATTCATTGGTGCTCTGTTATTCTCCATGATACATAACATGTTTAATGGCTTCTCTGAGCTCTCAATGACCATTGTTAGACTCCCTGTGTTTTACAAGCAAAGAGACCTTCTTTTCCACCCTGCTTGGACTTTCACTCTTCCCACTGCCGTGCTTAAAATACCCATTTCAATATTCGAATCCTTAATTTGGATAATCATGACATATTACTCTATCGGGTTCGCTCCAGAAGCTAGCAGGTATTAACCCTCTTTCGTTttcgtttatatatatatatataataataataatacatgtaCACATATACGACGTTATGTATCAAGAAGAAGACTATATTTTTGTGTTTTGGTACCTAAAATTCCGATGGGTTTTCATTTTTGTAGGTTCTTCAAGCAGCTATTACTGATATTTGCGACGCAACAAATGGCTTCTGGGTTATTTAGGCTTGTTGCCGGAGTTTGCAGGACTATGATAATAGCCAACACTGGTGGGGCACTTGGTCTGCTTCTTGTGTTCATGCTTGGAGGTTTCATTATTCCTAGAGGTTAGTTTCAGAATCCCTCATAAGCAAATAAAACCTTCTGTTCTTAGCACTTGTTCAATGGCTTATGGGAATTGAATTGGTTTAACAGAGCAAATTCCGAAATGGTGGGTCTGGGGATATTGGGTTTCGCCTATGAGTTATGGTTACAATGCCATCGCTGTGAATGAAATGTTTGCTCCAAGGTGGATGAACCAGACGGTATCGGTATGTTTTTAACATTGAACTGTTATTTCTTTTTTTTCGTTATTTGatattttcttctcttctttttttagCATTTCTGAAAAGATAAACGTATTATTTCCAATGCAGCTTACAGACAAGACTCCCTTGGGCTTGAAGATACTTCAGAATGTTAATGTGTTCCCCGACAAAAATTGGTTTTGGATTGGCACTGCAGCTCTTTTCGGGTTCGCAGTTCTGTTCAACGTCCTTTTCACGTTCGCTCTTATGTATCTAAGTCGTAAGATTCAACTCTTTGTGAAATGTTTAACATCGAacttttttggtattttttttatgtattgttTGCTTCATAGTGTTGAGAATAATTTTTCATGTTTTGTTTTCGAATATGATCAGCACCTAACAAGCCACAAGCCATAATATCTGAAGAAACTGCTCAAGAGATGGAAGGGGACCAAGAAGAATCAAAGGAAGAGCCAAGACTTCGAAGACCCAAGTCAAACAAGGAGTCAATGCATAGATCACTGTCTACTGCAGATGGAAACAACACAAGTAAGAAACAAACGAACAAAAAGATTCAATATTTTTTCTGTCTCCTTTAAGAAGTATACTAAAGTGATTTTACAAACTCTTTCAGGAGAAATGGCAATCCGGCGAATGACCAGTCGATCTAATCCCAATGCACTAAGCAGAAATGGCGATTCTAATCTTGAAGAGGCCAATGGAGTTGCGCCCAAAAGAGGAATGGTGCTGCCATTCACTCCTCTTGCAATGTCTTTTGACAGTGTGAACTACTTTGTGGATATGCCCCCAGTAAGTAATTTTTTCCTCGACATCATAGAAATATATTAGCTCATCAATCAAGCATTGCAACTGCCCAAATTAAGCACCTCTATATTTGCTTACCttgtttggtttggttttaacaACAGGAAATGAAGGAACAAGGAGTGCCAGAGGACAGGTTACAGCTACTTCGTGAAGTAACAGGTGCATTTAGGCCTGGAGTATTGACTGCACTAATGGGAGTCAGTGGAGCTGGAAAGACAACTTTGATGGATGTTTTAGCAGGAAGAAAGACAGGTGGTTACGTTGAAGGCGATATTAGAATTTCCGGGTTCCCCAAGAAACAAGAAACCTTTGCAAGAATTTCTGGTTATTGTGAACAAAATGACATCCATTCACCACAAGTCACAGTTAAAGAATCCCTGATTTACTCCGCATTCCTTAGGCTCCCTAAGGAA
This genomic interval from Humulus lupulus chromosome 8, drHumLupu1.1, whole genome shotgun sequence contains the following:
- the LOC133794358 gene encoding ABC transporter G family member 36-like; translated protein: MEGPERRRSLSRSISRSMSRASWGMEDVFASGNHSRRNMHMDEEEEALKWAAIEKLPTYNRLRTSIMQSFVENQGGHGNNQVAVHREVDVRKLDLNDRQTFIDRIFKVAEEDNEKFLRKFRDRIEKVGVRLPTVEVRFEHLTVEADCHIGSRALPTLPNAALNLAESAIGLLGISMAKRTKLTILKDASGMIKPSRMTLLLGPPSSGKTTLLLALAGKLDPTLKVKGEITYNGYKLKEFVPQKTSAYISQNDVHVGEMTVKETLDFSARCLGVGTRYDLLAELARREKDNKIIPEAELDLFMKATAVEGVENSLITDYTLRILGLDVCKDTIVGDDMQRGISGGQKKRVTTGEMIVGPTKTLFMDEISTGLDSSTTFQIVKCLQQIVHLTEATVLMSLLQPAPETFDLFDDIILLSEGQIVYEGPREHILDFFASCGFRCPERKGTADFLQEVTSKKDQEQYWSERNKPYQHVPVSEFASRFKRFHVGMRLENELSVSFDKERGHKAALVFEKYSVSKMELLKACVDKEWLLIKRNSFVYIFKSVQMVIVAFIAATVFLKPTMKTRNEDDGAVFIGALLFSMIHNMFNGFSELSMTIVRLPVFYKQRDLLFHPAWTFTLPTAVLKIPISIFESLIWIIMTYYSIGFAPEASRFFKQLLLIFATQQMASGLFRLVAGVCRTMIIANTGGALGLLLVFMLGGFIIPREQIPKWWVWGYWVSPMSYGYNAIAVNEMFAPRWMNQTVSLTDKTPLGLKILQNVNVFPDKNWFWIGTAALFGFAVLFNVLFTFALMYLSPPNKPQAIISEETAQEMEGDQEESKEEPRLRRPKSNKESMHRSLSTADGNNTREMAIRRMTSRSNPNALSRNGDSNLEEANGVAPKRGMVLPFTPLAMSFDSVNYFVDMPPEMKEQGVPEDRLQLLREVTGAFRPGVLTALMGVSGAGKTTLMDVLAGRKTGGYVEGDIRISGFPKKQETFARISGYCEQNDIHSPQVTVKESLIYSAFLRLPKEVSKEEKMIFVDEVMELVELETLKDAIVGLPGITGLSTEQRKRLTIAVELVANPSIIFMDEPTSGLDARAAAIVMRAVRNTVDTGRTVVCTIHQPSIDIFEAFDELLLMKRGGQVIYSGPLGRNSHKIIEYFEEIPGVQKITPKYNPATWMLEVSSIAAEVRLKMDFAEHYKNSALHQRNKSLVKELSMPPPGAKDLYFATEYSQSSYGQFKSCLWKQWWTYWRSPDYNLVRYFFTLACALMLGTIFWKVGTKRGSSTDLMMVIGAMYASVTFLGINNCSTVQPIVAIERTVFYRERAAGMYSALPYALAQMLTEIPYVLVQTSYYTVIVYAMVSFEWTAVKFFWFFFVNFFSFLYFTYYGMMTVSITPNHQVAAIFAAAFYALFNLFSGFFIPRPKIPKWWVWYYWICPVAWTVYGLIVSQYGDVTDLIDVPNIGKRTIKWYIEDHFGYNPDFMGVVAAVLVGFTAFFAFMFAYCIKTLNFQMR